A stretch of DNA from Hoeflea ulvae:
TATGGAAGGACCGAGCAGACCCTCTTTGTCTCCTGCCAGGTGGAGACCAAAGACGGTAGCATCGGCTTCGGCCTGACCGGACATTTCCTTGCGCGCGCGGTGATCACCGCCTTGCACGAGCACATCCTGCCGGTGGTCAGGGGCATGGATATCCGCGATGTCGAGAAGATCCACCAGCGCATCTGGCAGAAGCTCAATCTGCGCGCCATGTCGGACAGGATATCGATGGCGCTGTCGTGCCTGGACAGTGCGCTTTGAGACATCGCCGGCAGGCAGCCGCAGCATCGCTGCCATGCTATGCAATGCCCGCGACAGGATTCCGGCCTGTTTGACCTTCGGACTTCTGCGATATGACATTGATCTGCTGGCGGACGCGGTTCGGCTTCACGTTGCCAACGGGTTCGCCGCGCTGAAGTCGGTTGTTGCAATCAACAAGGGCGGATGGGGTGAGGATGTGTGGCGACTCAAGGCAATTCGTGACGCTGTCAGCCCGGGTATCGACATCATGATTGATGCAAATTACCTCTTCAATCCGGTCGAGGCCAAGTATCCGTGCCGCGAGATCGAGGACTGCCGCATCACCTGGTTCGAGGAGCCGCTCACGCAAAATGATGCCCGCGCCATGGGCGACCTGCGCCGCTCCACGAAGATCCCGATGGCGACAGGCCAGATGGAAGGCCGTCGCTGGCGCCACCGGGAGTTCATCGAGCATCACTCATTCGATATCCTGCCACCCAACGTGGCCTATTGCGGCGGCTTTACCGAAGTGCGGAAATACGCCCACATGGCCCAGACCTGCAACATGCCGATCGCCAAGGGCGGCGGCTCGCCGCTGTTCAACATGCATCTTCTGGCCTGCATGATGAATGGCTGGATCGCGGAGTGGCATCTGGGTATGGTCGCAGTCGGGGAGACCCTGTTCACCGACGCGCCCCGGCTCGTCAATGGCCGGCTCGACATTCCCGTCCGCCCCGACCTGGGTTTGACAGTGAACGAGGATGCCTTTCGCGACACATTGATAGACTGAAGCAGCAAATATCTCTGAATTGTTGACAATCGACAAAACGACCGTCAAGATCGAATGGTCAGGCGCTGATGTCCTGACCATTCAGTCTTGGAAATTTCGGGAGGAAAAACCAATGCTTTCCAGACACTCTCTTGCGGCCACATTGGCTGCTGCGGCTCTGTCGGTTTTGCCCGCGGCTGCCGCGGATTATCCGGTGGACACCGTTACATTGGTCACGCACTCCAGTCCGGGCGGCGGCAGTGATGTGTTCCTGCGCGAAATGTCGAAATATCTCGCGCCCGAACTCGGCGTGAATGTGGTCGTCGAAAATGTGCGCGGCGGCTCGGGTGCCAAGGCCATGGCGGATCTCGCCCAGGCCCCGGCGGACGGCTCGCGCTTTTATGCGACCACGCCGACCTTCATCTACACCTCGCTGCTGTCCGAGCCCGAGTCCACCTATAAGGATCTTGAGCCCCTGGTGAATTTCTTCATCGACCCGGAAGTGATCTACACGGCTGCAGACAGCGAGTACCAGACGCTTGAGGATGTCATCAAGGCATCGGCCGAAAGCCGCGGTCGCTGGGGCGCGGCGAACCCGGCCTCGCTTGAGCGTCAGGCGCTCGAACAGCTCAAGGCTTCGACCGGCGTGCAGGCCGGCATCGTCACCCATGAAGGCGGCGGCGATCTGATGATCAATGTCCTCAACGGCACGCTTCAGATCGGCGTCGGCGAGGTCCAGGAGATCCAGTCCCAGCTCGAAGCTGGCGAGATCCGCCTGCTCGCAACCTTCTCCGATGCACGTCTCGACAATTATCCGGATCTGCCGACTGTCGAAGAGCTCGGCTATGGCGTTGTGGTGCGGAAATTCCGTGGCATTGCCGGCCCCAAGGGCCTGCCGGCAGACGTCATTGCTGCCTGGGAAACGGCAGCGCAGGCGGTTTTGTCTTCCCCGGACTACAAGAAGACCTATGAGGCCAACAACCTCAGGGCCAACTACATGTCGCATGCGGAATACGGTCCCTTCATTGAAAATTTTGCCAATGAAACCGCTGAATTCCTGCGCGAAACCGGCGTGATCAAGTAGTCAACCCCTTGGATCCGGAGCCGCGCTCACCGGGTGCGGCTCCGCTCCGGGACTTGGGCCGCGCCGAAAGTCGTTTTTGGCGTTGAGCGCCACAATACCGGTCCGGGCCTGTGTGCCCGGTCACCAGGTGCCACACCACTCGGATACACAGGAGACACCATGTTCAGTCGCGATTTTGTCGGCGGTATGTCGGCGGTTTTGATTGCCGCTGTGTATCTGCTGTTCGCGTATCAGCTGCGTACCAGCGCACTCGACGATCTGGTCGGGCCTGGAGGCCTGCCGCGTACCTATGGCTGGATGATGCTGGTGCTTGGCCTGATGATAGCGGCCGGCGCGATCATCAAGCAGGTCAGGTCAGGCGTTGCTCCCGATCTCGCGCTCGAATGGAAAGGCCAGGGCCGCCGCATCCTCTGGGCGGCGGGATTGCTGCTGATCGGGGTTGGCTATGTCATCGGGGTCGACACACTCGGCTATCCGCTGGCGATCGCGCTGCTTCTGATTGCAGTGGCTCTCTATCAGGGCGCAAAGCCCGGCCTTCACATTGCGATCATAGGCATTGGCGGCGCCGCCTTCCTGTGGGTGGCATTCGTTCTGGTTCTGGGCGTTTCCATGCCCAAGGGCTTTTTGGGCATTCTCTAAATCAGCCAACCTCCGGCTCATTGGATCGAAGCAATGGAAATCCTCTACCAAGTCGCACTTCATCTGGGTGA
This window harbors:
- a CDS encoding enolase C-terminal domain-like protein, producing the protein MTFGLLRYDIDLLADAVRLHVANGFAALKSVVAINKGGWGEDVWRLKAIRDAVSPGIDIMIDANYLFNPVEAKYPCREIEDCRITWFEEPLTQNDARAMGDLRRSTKIPMATGQMEGRRWRHREFIEHHSFDILPPNVAYCGGFTEVRKYAHMAQTCNMPIAKGGGSPLFNMHLLACMMNGWIAEWHLGMVAVGETLFTDAPRLVNGRLDIPVRPDLGLTVNEDAFRDTLID
- a CDS encoding tripartite tricarboxylate transporter substrate binding protein, with the protein product MLSRHSLAATLAAAALSVLPAAAADYPVDTVTLVTHSSPGGGSDVFLREMSKYLAPELGVNVVVENVRGGSGAKAMADLAQAPADGSRFYATTPTFIYTSLLSEPESTYKDLEPLVNFFIDPEVIYTAADSEYQTLEDVIKASAESRGRWGAANPASLERQALEQLKASTGVQAGIVTHEGGGDLMINVLNGTLQIGVGEVQEIQSQLEAGEIRLLATFSDARLDNYPDLPTVEELGYGVVVRKFRGIAGPKGLPADVIAAWETAAQAVLSSPDYKKTYEANNLRANYMSHAEYGPFIENFANETAEFLRETGVIK
- a CDS encoding tripartite tricarboxylate transporter TctB family protein — protein: MFSRDFVGGMSAVLIAAVYLLFAYQLRTSALDDLVGPGGLPRTYGWMMLVLGLMIAAGAIIKQVRSGVAPDLALEWKGQGRRILWAAGLLLIGVGYVIGVDTLGYPLAIALLLIAVALYQGAKPGLHIAIIGIGGAAFLWVAFVLVLGVSMPKGFLGIL